From a region of the Immundisolibacter sp. genome:
- the dapA gene encoding 4-hydroxy-tetrahydrodipicolinate synthase codes for MIHGSVVALVTPMTASGAIDYAALARLVEYHVSSGTHGIVAVGTTGESPTLDMDEHVGVIAEVVRRVDGRLPVIGGTGANSTSEAIELTRAAADVGVDACLLVTPYYNKPTQEGLYRHFLAIAEAAPIPNILYNVPGRTACDLLTETTLRLALVPNIIGLKDATGSLERATELLSRCPADFWLFSGEDAVAAELMLRGYRGVISVTANVAPKAMAEMCEAALAGRREEALALDAPLQALHRDLFVEGNPIPVKWALAELGLIEAGIRLPLTPLSAAHHATLHAALRQASLL; via the coding sequence ATGATCCACGGCAGCGTCGTCGCCCTGGTCACCCCGATGACTGCGTCCGGGGCGATAGATTACGCCGCCCTCGCACGGCTGGTCGAATACCACGTCAGCTCCGGAACCCACGGCATCGTGGCGGTCGGCACGACCGGCGAGTCCCCCACGCTGGATATGGACGAGCACGTTGGCGTCATTGCCGAGGTGGTGCGCCGGGTGGACGGGCGCCTGCCGGTGATCGGCGGCACGGGTGCCAATTCCACCAGCGAAGCGATTGAGTTGACGCGCGCCGCGGCCGACGTCGGGGTCGATGCCTGCCTGCTGGTGACGCCGTACTACAACAAGCCGACGCAGGAAGGTTTATACCGGCACTTCCTGGCCATTGCCGAGGCGGCTCCGATTCCGAACATCCTGTATAACGTGCCGGGTAGAACGGCGTGCGATCTTCTCACCGAAACCACGCTGCGGTTGGCACTGGTGCCCAACATTATCGGGCTGAAGGACGCCACTGGCAGCCTGGAGCGCGCGACCGAGCTTCTGTCCCGCTGCCCAGCAGATTTTTGGTTGTTCAGTGGTGAGGATGCGGTGGCGGCGGAGCTCATGCTAAGGGGTTATCGGGGTGTGATTTCGGTGACGGCCAACGTTGCGCCCAAGGCCATGGCCGAGATGTGCGAAGCGGCTTTGGCCGGTCGCCGCGAGGAGGCGCTGGCACTCGATGCACCGTTACAGGCCCTGCACCGGGATCTTTTTGTCGAAGGCAACCCGATTCCCGTGAAGTGGGCGCTTGCCGAACTCGGCCTGATCGAGGCAGGTATACGCCTGCCACTGACTCCCCTGTCGGCAGCCCATCACGCTACTTTGCATGCCGCTTTGCGGCAGGCGTCCCTACTGTGA